Part of the Caretta caretta isolate rCarCar2 chromosome 7, rCarCar1.hap1, whole genome shotgun sequence genome is shown below.
AAGGCAGcccacagggggaggggggaggacctAGAGGGGAGTGCAAGGCATTTCACAGGCTAGGGGCCAATTGGGGGGGAGCAGAAGGCAGCACATAGCCTTGGGGGCAGCAGAAGGCAGCCTGCagactgggggaggagaggggagtggaaggATCCTgtagggtggggtgaggaggggggatTGTAAGGAAGCCTGTaggctgtggggagaagggggactgTGCGTCAGgattccctcccccagctctgccttagAATAGTAGTTTCTACCTATAAAGCCCCATGGAGGACAGGAggaaggtgctgggggggcagaCACATGATCAGGTGGTGAAGGCAGGGAGCTACTTTGCCATTAACCCTTCACTGTCTTGTCCCCACCACCCAGCAACCCTGACTGCTGGACTGAGTGCCTGGGTTGCGGGGGCAGGGACTCAGCTCTTCCAGCTGCAGAGGGGAGTCCTGAGTACCAGCAGTGGAGAGGGGGTTCTGGGCACcgaggggcggggggctctgcagggacGATGTGGAGAAGCCCTGCCCACAGTGGAGAACCAGAACAAATCAATGGCTAAAGCCAAGGGAGGAACAAGACACCCCACCACCAGCTGGCATGGCCCTGGGGGACATTGGAGGcaccccacacactgccccccagcAAAAGGGGCCCTGCCCGGGGTTGGGAGGGCCCTAAGGCCTGTTCCATCCCTTGGCATCTCTGCTGGGGCTACCATGGGCTCCTCCatagcccccagccccccgaGTCTTCCAGTCCTGTGCCCCCCAGACCCCTTCCCCTCCAACCCCCTCTGAGCCCCTCAGTCCTGTATCCCCTGGACCCCTTACTCTCAACTGCATCTGAGCCCTCCAGTCGTGTGCCCCCCAGATTCTGCATAATCCTGTGCTCCCAGACCACTTTCCTCTGAGCCTCTTACCCCCACAGTGCCTCTGCATcccaagcccctcccctcccaaggaGGTGGGGGATGCAGCCCCTGTGGCCAAGGCGAGCTTTGGCCAAGGGCACGATGCCCATCATACACATAGCTGGTTGGAGATACGGGGTGGGTCAGGCTGAGGAACCCTTGTAGCACCCACAAGGGGGGCTGCTTCCAACAACAGGACTTGTTTAACAGCAGGGGGAAGCTGcatgggccgggggggggcgttGATGGGTGGGACCATGTATAGGATGGGTGGGGCATGCTGAGATACGTGACAACATGCCTGTGATCGAATATGCATGGAGGATGTTGACATACACTGGGGATGTGCAACAGACATGAGCACATACATGGGGTTTCTAACATATATGACAACATGCATGGGCATTAACACACATGGGTGATGCTAACATGCATGTCAACAAAAATGAATTATGCTCACATGAATAGTGGGTGCTAATACATGTGACAACATATATGAATATGCTATCATGGAGGGAGGGTGCTAACATATGTGACAATATCCATGGGAACTAATATACCCAGAGGATGTTAATATGCATGACAACATACATGAAGTATAACATGTATGGGAGACTAACTTGCATGGAGCTGCTACCATCATAACCCAGTGCTAATGTGCATGGGTGCTAACATGAATGACTACATATATGGAATGCTAGCATGCATGACCATGTGCATGGGGGATACTAACATATCCGAGATTGCTAGTAGCCACGGCAACATGCATGGAGACAGTAATACACATGGTGTTCTTCACATGCATGACAGTAGGCATGGGGGTGATAAGTCAGACACTATGCAAGTATAGTCTTTCCCCCTTAGCTTCATACCTATGCCatggctgagatgcagccaccacGGGGGAGGCATAGCACAGGATTCAGGTCAGGGACAGCACGCTAGAATCTTTTCCTGCAAAGCATTCTGGATAATGACATATGTAAATGATTAAccctgctgtgctcagggggAGCTTTGGGCAGGTGGTCTCTGGGGCCAGGTGGGTATGCCCTAGTCAAATGAATAGGGTTATGGGATGGCAGGGGTTAAGCCCTGTGTACTGGCCTGACTCCAGCTTGGATCTTTCTATTGCCACCCACCTCCGCAATTCTTCCTCACCGTGTACCCTTAGGTGTTAAGCAGTCTCTGtgacccaccccagaggtggctgcatctcagctccAGGTGAGGGATTCATCTACAAACAGCCTTCGTGCCCcactccagaggcagctgcatctcagcactaGGCAAGGTGTCCCTGTATCAAAAGCCCGCagctctgccccagaggtggctgcatttaaaTGCCTCCCCTTGTGTTGTTACTCTGAATCCCATCCCCCCCATGCTGCCTGCTTTAAATCCTGCAGCTGGCACATCCCAGGCTAATGGGTCTTCGCAGGGAGTGGTGCTGATGGGTCCCCCGGAGGCAGTTCAGCTGATCACCACCAACACGGTGTCTGTCGATACCCattagagggcagggtggcaaTAGCACTGTGTCCCAGCTGCAAGGCAGCACCTGACTCAAGGCTGGCGTGGGGGGAGCTATCCAGCTGCATGCACCCTCTTCCTTGCATTGCAACCTCTGCAGACACCAACTACTGTACGAtaaccctcctgccccaccctgtgCCAGCCTGTGTGCACATGCCCTGTCCATGTGCTTCAGAAGCAAAGATGCAAGGTAAGAAAGGGCGTTAGCACCCACTGTGAGCTGGTGTGTGCCTTAGCACCTGAcatgccagctccctgccccccctgcaGGCACCCACCCTGCTATCTCCTCAGACTCCCCATGTGTACTTGGTGCCAGCTGGATCATTCCCCCTAAGGGTCTTGAAGGAAACTCCCACCAGCACACCTGCAGCACTGGCCCGTCAAACAGGTGCATTATGGGGTTTGAGGGACCCTAGGTGGGCCCAGTGGTCTGTTccagggtggaggagagggagggatacCAGCTGGATgggcccattggtctgatctgGGGTGGCAGAGAAAGCGAAGGATACCAGGCTGGGCCCATAAATCTaattgggagtagatgggtcaccAATCTAGCTGTATCTACGCCCAGGGCAGGAGTGGATTAGAACCAGGGAAGGGCTGACTGGAAGGGAAGGATATGAGAGCAGCACATCAGAGGTTGGGAGACAGCAGTGCCTTGGGGGGGTGGGATGCTGTCATAGATGGGGAGGCAGCACTATCATGGGTAGGGTGCTGTGGGTGAGGGGGCAGTTGTGCCATGGGGGAGGCAGTGCTGTGATGTAGGGAGCCAGTGGTGTCACATAGGGAGGGGGACAATGCTCATGCTCTCGGCCTAGCACAGGGGACAGTATTGATTTTTCTGCTGGGCCTGTTCTGCCTGCAGGGAGATCTGTGGCGTCAGAGATCGACCGGGTAGCGCGTGGGTGGGGCAAGTTGCTTGTCTCAGCAATCTCCGTCCATGCTTGGGGcaagatgtggggggggggggctccaacAGATACCTGCAGGGCTGACCCGTCCCCCTATCCTCCTCCCCAGGATTCTCTAAAGTAGCACAACCCCTGCAGCATCCCAGTGGGTGCCTCCCAGAAAATGCTGCCCCTCGTCCGTCCGTCTAAATTGATCCCCTgcatcccattccctgccccctgagccagccaattCCCTCATCCTttggctggatcagagccagcaccccctagaAGGAAAAGACCCCAGATCCCAATACCCACCCTGCTGGGTCATTAAAAATAAGCTTAGACAACCACTGCTGGCCCCAGTAACAAAGCAGAGCTTACAAGCAAGTTACACAGTGCATGTGAGAAAAtaagtggggagagaagggggttgagagtcaggactcctgggttctgttttcaGCTGTGGGAGGGAATTGGGGTCTCATGGTTAGGAGAGGGGGAATTGTGTCTGTATGTTACTCTGCTCCAGccttgggaatagaacccaggagtcttgactctCAACCTCCCCCCGCCGCACTTTAACCCACTTAGACCCCACTCTCTGCTGAATAGCAATCCCAGAGTGCTGACTCCCAGCCACCCACTCTAACCCACTCAACCCAAATCCCCCCctggagatagaacccaggagtcttgattCCCAGTGGCAGGAGAGACAATCTGATAGAAAGAGAGTCAGAGACCCCAGACATGTGTTATAATGGTTAGTTCCATTCTCCCCCCGCCTTTCCTGTTTAGCTGTGACAATGGAACAGTCCCAAGAgaatccccctccacccccccccgcccactgcaAAATTATGAAAGAGATTTACAACTCAGCACAGAGTGACccattctgattggctgctgaTGACATAATTCCTGGGACCCCAGGAGTGGGATCTCTGTGGATGAACCCAGCTGGGTAGTGCACAGTGGGTCTGGCCCTGCATCTCTAGGGAGCACCCCCACCACCTGCACACTGCTGGGGCAGCCCCAGACACACAACCACACAGACCCAGCACTGGGCTATAGGGTTGGGGCATCAGCCTGGCCCAGGGTGAGACTGCGTGTCTGATTGTACATATACACTCATGTTTACATGCACACCCAcccggcacacacacacataactcATGCCCACATACCCACGTGCTTAAATGCGCGCATACCCTACACAAATATACACGCATATTAGGGAAATCTTTCTAACGCTAGGTctagctctggaataggcttccaggggTAAGGTCAGCGGCAGGGATTCCACCCCTTTACCCTCCCATCCAAGCAATCGGCCCCATTCTGCTCTCCCTCCACCCAGGGGCATGATTCTGGAGTCCTTGAGGCACTTCCGGATTTGCACCTAACCACAGGATCTGGTCCTGGCTCTTTGAACCCAGCAAGGCGTCCCAGAGGGCATATATAGTGCCTGGTTCACTGCTTTCCTCCTTGAAATCCCCAAGGAGCCAGAGCTAGGAAAGCCAATTTAGCTCATGGGCATGACCGGACTGTGCTCAACCCTGGTGACTCATAGCTTTGGAAAGGCCCCATGGGAGGGTGCACCGGCTCCCACACCAGCGGCAGTGGCAGGGGGAAAGAGGATGCAAGGCAAGCAGTCCTGCAGCGTGACTGCTCCTGAATGAGGGATTCAAAGAGCCAGAGCCCCCAAATGCTGCCGCATGCCAGCTCTACCAACAGGGCTAGTCCAGATGGGCCAGACTGTGGGGTTCAGTATGGGAGTAGCTTGAGGTCCACCCTAGGGATTTGTGGGATGGGTCCAGAAAAGGGTTCTGTCTACTACGCACACACGTACGTATAAATAAAGGAACACTGTCTCACGTTCTagttcccattgactccagtggagctgtgcctaatttacaccagctggggatctggcctctGATGTTGTGGTACCTGAgtcacccccaccccattacctCACCAACAAATGGGCAGGGACCTGGAGCTGTTGGCTCCAGCTCAAGAAGTTTCTCATTGAGCCAGTTGGGCATGTCTCTTCCCATGCTGTGTGTGTTACCCATGATTAACATGCTATGtggtcccccccgccctcccgagATGCTGGTGGAAGGGAACCCACAGCATTCAAAACAAAGGCACTGAGATGCAAAGGCAAAGCTGCCTCTACCAACCCTCCGGAGCATGCTATGGTGTTGGCGTGAGAGGCAGAGTGGCCTGCGGGGCTTGGGATCTGTTGGACGTGTACAGTGGGTGTGGCTTGCATGGATTTGGGATTCAGTGGATGTGGAAAATGAGCATGATGTATTATCAcgtgttaattaattaatacatCTGTCACACATCTGCACTCTTACATGCTTAACACATGCAGACAAATATGCACACATACATATCCCGAGCATGCATGCATGACCCTGTGCTTGCCCTATGCACATGTGCAGACAGTGAATTCCCCAGGCATATACATGTCTGTTGACACATGacaccacatgcacacacaccctctTGACATTTCTCTCCACTTCTCACCACATGTACATTGAATACCTCCACTTGTCCAAACACACAGATTCCTCCCATTCCTGTGCCTGGATTCaccttccccccacacctttgcctgtccacacacacagaaacatgcTCTCACACACCAGGTTCAGATGTGGGCAAAGCACAGAGAGCTCTTCTGGCAGAAGGCATCACACGTGTGAGCATTGGAGACACATACCAGGGCTCGCCCATGAGGCCCACTGCACCCCACCCTCCCACTCAGCACCTCAGGGTGGCGAGGGAGATTTGTTTTGAACCAATGGCTGCAAAGGGTTCAATACTGGAGCCAGGTCCAAAGCTGGGGTGGGTTTCAGGGGACATGACCCTGTTCTGTTTAATTTCTTGCTCACCTGATTCCTACCGTTCTTGGGAATCCCAGACATaaacagcacctcctgctgcacTAATGAGTAGAGGGGATGAACAGACAGAAGGCTCCTAGCAGTGGAGGGACAGACATAATGCTAATTTAGTGACTCCccccaggatctcaaagcactttgcaaaattCATGTAAgccacccttcccccacacactttGTAATGCAGCGTTTATAGcacaggactcctgagttctcctcccagccctgctgcagacaTACAGTATGACACTGAGCGCAAGGCCTTTCCCTCccacactgcctcagtttccccaactgtaaatcagagggagggagggagagtgatAGTTataatattgcaaaaagaaaaggagtacttgtggcaccttagcgactaaccaatttatttgagcatgagctttcgtgagctacagctcacttcatcggatgcataccgaactgcatccgatgaagtgagctgtagctcatgaaagcttatgctcaaataaattggttagtctctaaggtgccacaagtactccttttctttttgcaaagacagactaacacggctgttactctgaaaccagttataatattgaaacaaaatgtgttgCAATGGGAAGTGCTGCAGTAAGGAAAAGTTGGTGGTGAGGTGGgtggacagatggatggacagacagatacCAGGATagatgtgtatggggatggatggataacTAGATGTGTGCAGGAATGGATGGGTAGCTGGATAATAGGATGTGTATGGGCACTGATAGGTAGATAAATAGATGTGGGGGGTTGGATGAATGGAGATCTGGTTAGATGGACCTGCATGGGGATGAATGGATAAATAGacttggatggatggatggatggatctaGGGTCCTATGGGGTTAGGTAGATTGGTTGCTTCTATGGGGGtcaatggatggatggatggatccaAATCTCTGTGGGgttagggagagtggtcgctctCTATGGGGGTGGATGGATCTGGGTCTCTATGGGGTTAGGTAGATCAGTCGGTCTCTATGGAGTTAGGTAGAGCGGTCCGTGTGTTTCTCCAGAGCCCTCCCCCGTGGacagacaaacacacagacagacagactgatccAAGGGgggctccttccttcctttcacaATGAATCCAAGCTTGGGTCACGTGCCTCTGTGCCTCACCATCCCGGAGATCCGGGCTCGCTCTCATTGGCTACAGATGATGTCACCCCCttagcccctcctcctctccctgctccctcctcccatcAAAGCAAAGCTTCAGCACCAGatagtggtgggggtggggggagtaaatAGACAACCCGGGAGGTGGAACCTGCCTAGCCATTGGGGGGACGCAGGGGCTGGCTTCCAAGGACCCCCCTAACCTCTACGCACATGGGCATGAGCCACAGCATAGGGATCTGATGCAGGTAAGAGGGTGGCTGGGTATCCTGTACCCCCTCACCCCTGGGGACTTGGGGGGCTCTGATTGGCACTCAGTGGTGCTAGGGGCTTGGCATGGGGGCTGCCTCTCCCCGGGGGATTTGTTTTGGGAAGGGGAACGTTCTGGGCAAAGGGGGGGGCCAACATCTGGCTGGCTCAAGGGGGCCGGGGTGCGAACATGTGGGGGGAAGGGCGCAGCGCTTTGTGGGCAAGGGTGCAAAGATTTGGAGGTAGGGATAAAGGCgagcgcgcgcgcgtgtgtgtgggggggggaacatCCCCGAAAGTGGTGACCCCGCAGCGTAGGGGTTCCTAGCATGGTAGCAGCTTGGGGGTGTATTGTAAAACAGCTGCTGGGGGGGCACACATCTGGAGCGGGGGCGCCGGGCGCTAATGAAGGAAGCTGGGGCCGGGGACCGGTCGGCACCAGGGAAAGGTTAAGCTGTCAAAGGTGGTGACTGGcaggcggggggtgagggggatccTGCTGTCTGAACCGAGGGGACACGGGAGGCAGGGGTGCGGGGAGCGGGGATACCCAGCAGAGCTTGTGGTGGCTGGCAGCACGGCTTGTTACGGCAGAGCTTTGGGGCGCGTAGGAGGGGAAGGCTGGAGCCGCGATCATGGGTGACAGACGGGCTCCCACTCCAGGCAGGGAATGCCAGGCAAGGGGGAAGATATAGAACCGTGATGCCAGGCTGGAGGGGGTGATGCCAGGCTGGAGGGGGTGATGCCATGTTGGGGAGACGGGGCAATGCCAGGCTGGAGGGTACCGGGGCAAAGCAAGattgcaggggtgggtgggtgcaatgtcagactgcggggggggggggcagtgaatGGATGTGGGATGATGCCAGGCTGTGGGGGCCATGGCAGACTGGGGAGATGGGGAGTGATGCCAGGCTGGGGGGATGGGTGGCAATgccaggctgggggtgcaggacaAGTGTGATGTCAGGCCTTGGAGGGGGCTGAGTGGGATCCTGCAGCTGCAGGTGGTAACTGGGTTCATGGCTCAGCACCATGGTGGGAGTGGGGGATTGTCAGTCTGGCCAGCTGTGACCTTACCTTACAGGGAGCTGGGAGGCCCGTGGGACCTTGTGCCCACTCTGTGGTCAGCGTTGCAGTGACACAAGGGGATATTTTTGGGTTGTGATACCATATTCAGGGGCTCAGGGGGGAAGTTACTGGTGGCACTCCTGGGGCTGGCCAATGAGCTCCTGGGctttacacccccacccccacatgcaTGTGCATAACCATGAAAATGACTACTAGAGGAACATGCATAATTGCACTCACCTATgctgtgacacacacacatgcagacgcACACGCCCATGCTCAGGTATTCAAAAATAGACACCCACCATAACCTGCAAAGcttgcacagacacacacaaaaacagacaCACAACATGCAAAGCTTGCACACACCCCCTCACCAACCACAACACATCCTTACCACAATACACCCTCCACAACATGCCAAAGCTTGCAAAGTGCATGCACCCACCAGAATACACATTCACCACAACATGCACAAGTGCACAAACACAGACTTGCATAACCCATCATGCCAAAGCTTGCACACAAATGCACACTTGCATTGGTGCGTGCTCGCACCACAGCACGCAGAAAAAGTGCACACACAACATACAAAAGCTTTCATAGGTACATATCCCACAGTGcacactccctctcccccatgatgTGCCCATGCAACCCGCTCAGCATATGTATACACACATGGCTGTCCTGACATACACAGGTACCCAATCACCTCATGCTCCTGTTAATTACCTCTCCATCAGAGACAGACAGCTGCCCACCAAAGAGCCActtgctcccagcactgggattaTTTCTCAGCTTGGAATGGGGCAAAATGTGAGAGAGGGTACACCAGCACTGGGatgggggctgcagctctgctatgggtgtgtgtgcagggagatgggagggcagggctgggagtaagggagcaggaggagtggcatggggacaggagctggggggggggtgtctaggGACAGGAGGAGACTGTAGCagtaaggtggggtggggggcataggGGCAGGAGCAGCCGCACAGCATTGCCCTTGTCCCTTCCACCACCCCCAGCTAGAAAAGCAGTCTGGACCCTAGCCAATCAGAATTTCTGCAGATGGAAGAACAGCCCTCTCCCCAATCAGTCAGAATCCACGGGGAATCTTTACTGCTGATTGGCTGGCAATGGGTATCACATACTGGGAGATGGGGTGGCCAAGGATACAGCCCCCTGTCTCCAAGAGCTGGGGGTGCTTTGGTTCATGGGGCTAGGGCTGCCCCCTGCTGTCAGAGATGGGGATAGCTGTCTAAACAGTCCTCTGCCCTCCCACCTCCCACTTCTGGGGCCAGCTGGTGAGCTCACCCCTGGGTGGTAACCTGAGGAAGCACAAGAGCCCCTGTCGGGCGCTGCCAGCCCCTGAGCTCAGCTGGGTATTTTTAGAGGTGCCGTGATTTTGCTTTTCAGGGAGGGACTAAACATGTTGCCCCAGGGACCTGGACTCGCCAGCTAAAGAGCAGAGCGTGTGGGCATGCATTGGGGTGAGTGTGCACCAGTTCGTGTGCTCTGATGTAGGTGTGCCTATGCATGCACTGAGGTGGGTGTGCACCAGTATGATTGTGTGCACGGATGAAGTGTGCCCTGGTGTGAGCAGGCACTAATGTGAGCATGCATATGTCCATGAGTACAAATGTGAGTGTGCATGGGGGCAACTGCTGAGGGTGCATGTGAGTTTGACTTCACATAGGCATGTGCATGCATGGAGATGAGTGTGCATAGAAATGTGcatctgtgcatgtgtgtgtctgagtgCATTTGCCAGAAAGCGTGTGTGAGCGTGCATCTGTGGACACATGTGGCTGAGTGTGCAGGAGTGTGTGAGTCCATAGGCCTATGTATAGCTGCGACTGTGCATGGCTTTCCCCTTATGTGGATGCACGTGGATGTCCTTAAGAGTAGCTGAGCCCAGGCCCTGAAGCCCTCGTTAGCCCCTGATCTGCTGGGGAAGGATCCCAGGCTAGAGGGGCACAGACACTTCTCTCTAGTGAGGGGTAATCCCCCGCCCTAGTTCTGCAGTTCTGTCCCTCACATTCCCCCTGCTGCCAGAGATGCTGATGGGAGTAGCCAGCCCCCGTCACCTCGCTTTAGAGCAGAGCTGCTGTCTTGGGGGAGCATGGGGAGCGAGTGCTCCGGAGCTGGCCAGATGGGGACAGGGGAATGTGACAGAAGGTGGGGGTTGTGCGGAAAGCAGAGACCATCACATGTGTGGGGGGGCTAGGGGGATGGGGCATGGACCCTCACTGGAAGACAGagagaggagtggggggaggtcAAAGAGTCGCTATGGGGGcaggaaatggggggaggggctgggtgaaGATGGGGGGATGGAGTGCTGGTGTGGGGGTAGGCTGAGTTGAGGGACACAGTGTGTAATTTCCCACATGATCCCTTCATGGCCCCAATCAGATATGCTTCGCAGAGGAGCCCTGCACCCTGGCCATGTGGGTGATGTGGGGCTGCTGGTAGCCGGAGCCCCCCCAAGGCATGTAGGGGGTGTTAATCTCTGCCAGAGCCGAGAACAGAGATGAATTGGCCTCTTTGAATCTGACTcagcctcaggggagcagggggtgctTGGAACTGATAAGGCACCAAAatgtgggaggggggaatctgCAACTAGGAGCTTGGATCAGGCGGGCctgcccagctgctcccctgccccattgctatgttttccccctcccagcactgggatgCAGGcacctctggggggagggggactatTTAACAGCAAAGCCAATAGGGAACCAGAACTCTAGGGCTCCACCCCCTGACCCTGGCTGCAGTGACTGGACCTCACCTGAAATATCAGAGCCAGAGTGTGAAGGGTTAAAAAGCTTTTGGGAGggtgtgaaatgagtttgctggGTCTCAGCCCTGGTGCCCATAGCATGGGGGTGCGTGCAGGGAGGCACAGCTTGGCTGGCATGTGGGGAGGATCGCTAATGTGGGGACCACCCCTCTGTGCCCCCTTAGTATCCCACACCCCCCTgaccctctctccctcctctctgcaGGTCACCCTTCCCAATGCCTCCCTCACCGCTGGAAGACCGCCTCTCCCTCCTCCAGCGCCCCAAGACCTTGGCTTTGCGCCTCAATCACAGCTTCCCTGCCGACAAGCAGCTCCTGTCGCCCCGGACACGGAGACCCCCGAGCCACCCACCCCCTAAGGACCGAACCGGGGCTGCCCCACCCTATCAGGAGCCCCAGGCCTGTCTCCCgctcccccactcccacaccaTCGACATCAAGCTGacggtgggggctgggcagagccGGGCGCGCGAGCGtaacctctccctgcagctcgaCCTCCAGCAGGGCGGCAGCAGGTCCTGCGGGGGGCCAGAGCTCCAGGTGCTGCTGCCTCAAGCCAAGCTCAAGAAGCGCTGCTTTAAGGAAAACTCGCGGCCGGCCAGGGGGGAGACCCCGTCACCTGCTTCCTCCCGCCTCTCCAGCCCTGGTGCGGGCACCATGCACCCCTTGAAAGGCAGCTGCCGGGGCTGCTGGCGCTTGATGCGCTGCGACGACGCCAGCCCCAAGCCGGGGCTGCGCTCCCTGGGGTGCCTGTCGTGCCGCTCCAGCCTcgcctccctcagctgctcccCGCCCTCGGTCAAGAAGCTGGGGTGCTTGCCCTGCACCCCGTCAGCCCTCAAGTCCCTGGCCTGCCTGGCATGCAACCCCTCGGTCAAGTCGGtcagctcctcctgcagctttTGCAGCAGCGACCCCATCGTGGCCTACGACCCCACAGCCCAGGGCTCACCCCCCTCCAGCTATGACGAGGACGACTACAGCGTGCGAACCATCTGGCCTGAGGAGCTGGCCAAGAAGATGAGCCGTTCCCGCACCCAGCAGCAGGGGGCGCCCCTGATCCTGGATTGCCGCAACCTGGTGCAGTACACCAAGAGCCAGCTGCAGGGCGCCATGCACTTCAGTGTTTCGGACGCGGCCGGCAGGCGGCGCCTCCAGCAGGGCAAACTGGCCGTGCTGGACTTCATGGCCTCCAAAGACCCCCACGACTCCCTGCAGCGCCTCTGGCCCAAGGAGCAGCAGAACGGCTGCTGTG
Proteins encoded:
- the LOC125639764 gene encoding dual specificity protein phosphatase 10-like isoform X1 → MQGGTKHVAPGTWTRQLKSRACGHALGSPFPMPPSPLEDRLSLLQRPKTLALRLNHSFPADKQLLSPRTRRPPSHPPPKDRTGAAPPYQEPQACLPLPHSHTIDIKLTVGAGQSRARERNLSLQLDLQQGGSRSCGGPELQVLLPQAKLKKRCFKENSRPARGETPSPASSRLSSPGAGTMHPLKGSCRGCWRLMRCDDASPKPGLRSLGCLSCRSSLASLSCSPPSVKKLGCLPCTPSALKSLACLACNPSVKSVSSSCSFCSSDPIVAYDPTAQGSPPSSYDEDDYSVRTIWPEELAKKMSRSRTQQQGAPLILDCRNLVQYTKSQLQGAMHFSVSDAAGRRRLQQGKLAVLDFMASKDPHDSLQRLWPKEQQNGCCATAGETPAPPEPPKTLPAQNLHLVLDSLNKEVQGRRGSVAVAPSEPLEEAGGVLEGVGGDPPLTPDLESAELSPILPFLFLGNERDAQDLERMLSLNVGHVLNVTTHLPLYHAQSGHLRYKRLPATDNSRQDLRQYFEEAFEFIEEAHQRGKGVLIHCQAGVSRSATIVIAYLMKHTLMTMSDAYKYVKGKRPIISPNLNFMGQLLEFETDLNAGVTPRILTPKLKLTGVETEV
- the LOC125639764 gene encoding dual specificity protein phosphatase 10-like isoform X2, with protein sequence MPPSPLEDRLSLLQRPKTLALRLNHSFPADKQLLSPRTRRPPSHPPPKDRTGAAPPYQEPQACLPLPHSHTIDIKLTVGAGQSRARERNLSLQLDLQQGGSRSCGGPELQVLLPQAKLKKRCFKENSRPARGETPSPASSRLSSPGAGTMHPLKGSCRGCWRLMRCDDASPKPGLRSLGCLSCRSSLASLSCSPPSVKKLGCLPCTPSALKSLACLACNPSVKSVSSSCSFCSSDPIVAYDPTAQGSPPSSYDEDDYSVRTIWPEELAKKMSRSRTQQQGAPLILDCRNLVQYTKSQLQGAMHFSVSDAAGRRRLQQGKLAVLDFMASKDPHDSLQRLWPKEQQNGCCATAGETPAPPEPPKTLPAQNLHLVLDSLNKEVQGRRGSVAVAPSEPLEEAGGVLEGVGGDPPLTPDLESAELSPILPFLFLGNERDAQDLERMLSLNVGHVLNVTTHLPLYHAQSGHLRYKRLPATDNSRQDLRQYFEEAFEFIEEAHQRGKGVLIHCQAGVSRSATIVIAYLMKHTLMTMSDAYKYVKGKRPIISPNLNFMGQLLEFETDLNAGVTPRILTPKLKLTGVETEV